One genomic segment of Canis lupus familiaris isolate Mischka breed German Shepherd chromosome 22, alternate assembly UU_Cfam_GSD_1.0, whole genome shotgun sequence includes these proteins:
- the LOC119865141 gene encoding LOW QUALITY PROTEIN: non-POU domain-containing octamer-binding protein-like (The sequence of the model RefSeq protein was modified relative to this genomic sequence to represent the inferred CDS: inserted 3 bases in 2 codons), with protein sequence MQSNKTFNLEKRNHTPRKHHQHHHQQHHQQHHQQQPPPPPIPANGQQASSQNEGLTIDLKNFRKPGEKTFTQHSRLFVGNLPPDITEEGMRKLFEKYGKAGEVFIHKDKGFGFVRLETRTLAEITKVELDNMPLRGKQLRVHFACPSASLTVRNLPQYVSNELLEEAFSVFGQVEKAVVIVDDRGRPSGKGIVEFSGKPAARKALDRCREGSCLLTTFPRPVTVEPMDQLDDEEGLPEKLVIKNQQFHXEREQPPRFAQPGSLEYEYAMRWEALIEMEKQQQDQVDRNITEAREKLEMEMEAARHEHQVMLMRQHLMRRQEKLRRMEELHNQEVQKRKQLELRQEERRRQEEEMRRQQEEMMQRQQEGFKGTFPDAREQEIRMGXMGGAMGINNRGAMPPAPVPAGTPAPPGPATMMPDGTLGLTPPTTERFGQAATMEGIGAIGGTPPAFNRAAPGAEFAPNKRRRY encoded by the exons ATGCAGAGCAATAAAACCTTTAACTTGGAGAAGCGAAACCATACTCCAAGGAAGCATCATCAGcatcaccaccagcagcaccaccagcagcaccaccagcagcagccacCACCGCCACCAATACCTGCAAATGGGCAACAAGCCAGCAGCCAAAATGAAGGCTTGACTATTGACCTGAAGAATTTTAGGAAACCAGGAGAGAAGACCTTCACCCAACATAGCCGGCTCTTTGTGGGCAATCTTCCTCCTGATATCACTGAAGAGGGGATGAGGAAACTATTTGAGAAATATGGGAAAGCAGGCGAAGTCTTCATTCATAAGGATAAGGGCTTTGGCTTTGTCCGCTTGGAAACACGAACCTTAGCGGAGATTACCAAAGTAGAATTGGACAACATGCCACTTCGTGGAAAGCAGCTGCGTGTGCACTTTGCCTGCCCTAGTGCATCCCTTACAGTCCGAAACCTTCCTCAGTATGTTTCCAATGAACTGCTGGAGGAAGCCTTTTCCGTGTTTGGCCAGGTGGAGAAGGCTGTAGTCATCGTGGATGATCGAGGAAGGCCCTCAGGAAAAGGCATTGTTGAATTCTCAGGGAAGCCAGCTGCTCGGAAAGCTCTGGACAGGTGCAGGGAAGGCTCCTGCCTGCTAACCACATTTCCTCGGCCTGTGACTGTGGAGCCCATGGACCAGTTGGATGATGAAGAGGGACTTCCAGAGAAACTGGTTATAAAGAATCAGCAATTTC AAGAGCGAGAGCAGCCACCCAGATTTGCACAGCCTGGCTCCCTTGAGTATGAGTATGCCATGCGCTGGGAGGCACTGATtgagatggagaagcagcagcaggaccaAGTGGACCGCAACATCACGGAAGCTCGTGAGAagctggagatggagatggaggctGCTCGCCATGAGCACCAGGTCATGCTAATGAGACAGCATTTGATGAGGCGTCAAGAAAAACTTAGGAGGATGGAAGAGCTGCACAACCAAGAAGTGCAAAAACGAAAGCAACTGGAGCTCAGGCAAGAGGAGCGCAGGCGTCAAGAGGAAGAGATGCGGCGGCAACAGGAAGAAATGATGCAGCGACAGCAGGAAGGATTCAAGGGAACATTCCCTGATGCGAGAGAACAGGAGATACGGATGGG TATGGGAGGTGCTATGGGCATAAACAATAGAGGTGCCATGCCCCCTGCTCCAGTGCCAGCTGGTACCCCAGCTCCTCCAGGACCTGCCACTATGATGCCAGATGGAACCTTGGGATTGACCCCACCAACAACTGAACGCTTTGGCCAGGCTGCTACAATGGAAGGAATTGGGGCAATTGGTGGAACCCCTCCTGCATTCAACCGTGCAGCTCCTGGAGCTGAATTTGCTCCAAACAAACGTCGCCGatactaa